In the genome of Paenibacillus pabuli, the window CGCTCTGCTTCATTCAGCGCTTCACCAAGTGCTGTCCAGCTAGCTGGCGTGTATGCAGATTCATCCAAGTGCTCTTCTTGGATGCCATCATACTTGTTCTGCAAACCCGTTTTATCTACACCAGGTTCAGGGGTGAGTTTGATTAGTGCACTTCTTGCACTCGTCAGATCCTGTAATGCCTTGTCCACCTGTGCTTGTGTTGCTGTTGTATCGTTCAGTACCCGCTCTGCTTCGTTCAGCGCTTCATCGAGCGCTGCCCAGCTAACTGGCGTGTACTCCTCTTTATCCAGTTCTCCTGTCTCGATCTTGCCGTTAATCTCATCGGCTTCAGCTTGCAAATTCGCTTTGTCAACAACGACATAATTTTTTGGCGCCGACGCTTCTGAATTTGAATAAGCCGGATTGTTCGTCTTCGCCGTTACGGTCACCGTGTAGCTGCCAGGCGCCAGTGATGGTTCCAACAGAGAAAGGTTAAGTGATGTGCCTTCCACTGGTACTGTGCGCTTCGAGCCGTCTTCCAGTTTAATCGTTACTTCATATTGATCTGCATGCTCTACCGCTTCCCAATTCAACTCATCTCCGGTCAGTGTGACGTCCGGAGTCGTCAGCGGATTGGCAGCAGCTGCAAAGGTGAAATACGAATTGGAATCGAAATTTGAGGTGTTAAGTGTAACTTGCCCATTCTCAATGAGATGGAACGAATCTTGAGCATCAAATTGCTCATCATTGCTAATGACCAAGTATCGAGGCTGCTGGGTCCCGTCTCCTGTCGTATCTAATTGAAGCGTAATCTGCGCTTCATTCCAATTTGATTTTTGTACTTTGTAGAGCCGCTCCATTCGAAACAGTTTCTCTTCCTCTTTCGTAATTGATGTATTATATTCGGCATCTGCTCCATTATCACCGAATATAAAGAAAGAAGAATTATTCGCCACATCATTTTTATTCGCAGAGTTTGTATTTTCGACACGGTCGCCCAAAGCCATCGTCAATATGGAGCCCTGCTCCTGTGCTTTGGCTTGTTTTTGTATCAAACCGCTCTGATCATCTCGACCGATGCTCGTAATACGATGGGTATATGCTGCGTTCAACTCTGAATTCCAGATTGTATTCTTGTTTGAATCGACATATGAATTCGGTACGGTCTGATCTATCGTGTAACCGTATTTAATGGCTAAATAGGTACTGACTTTTTGACGCTCTTCATCTGTCAGCGTACGATCGTATACGATAATCTCTTCGATTGTCCCCTGCCAGTAGCCATCCTTTTTAGTTTCCGGGATAACCTTGCCGACTACAGCTCCATCAGCATTACCCGTATCCCATAACTTGGCATTATCTTTTCCCCAGTCAGTCAGCTGCTGTACCTGCTTCATTTTACTGTACAATCTGGCTTGGTTAGTTCCTGAGATTCCACCTGTCCAAGTGAGAAATTGCTCGTTCGGGAACGTGGTGCCCAGGAACCCTAGAGGGGTGTACAACGTTTGATTCCTATCGCTGTTAAAGGTTGTCAAGCCACCTCTTGTTTCATTATGAAGCATTCCCATACCAGAATAAGCATTAGAGTCACTCTTGCCCCAGGAAATGATATAATCAATACCTTCAACTCTATTGGTTTTGCTCACGGTAACGATCGATCTTGGACTCTTGCCTTGCGGAAGCTTGCTAACATCCAGATTCATATAACTATTTGACCCGTCAAATGCCAATACCGGATTGAAATTGATATTATGATTTGCATCATCCCAATAGATCGGTTGATTATCTGCCGCCTCTTGCGTTGCGTTATTTCCTTTGCTGCTGCGATCTTTCCAGACATTCACCTTCTCACCGCTGGCAATTCCCATTTGCTCATCTGGCAGCAGCCAGAGTACAGGATTCCCCACTCCGCCTGGACCAGCTGTGCCTGCACCATTCACCAGATTGAGTCCTGTCCGGGCACTCGTCAGATCCTGTAACGCCTTGTCCACCTGCGCTTGTGTTGCATTCTCATCATTCAACACTTGTTCTGCTTCGTTCATCGCACCATGTAGTGCAGTCCAGCTCTCAGGTGTATATAATGACTCTTCCAGATTCTCACCTGTAATTTCATCATACTTGCCTTGTAGTGCCGACTTATCTATCACAATAATATCCTTGCGTATCGGTTGAGCCGAGATCCCATTGTTCGTTGCAGTCACCTTCAATGTATACTCTCCAGGAGGCAATGCAGAAGAGGGTGTAAATTCCCATGCCCCGTCGGGCCCAACAGTAGCTTCTCCAACTACATTTTTGGACGAGTCAGATTTATCCACTATGGTAATCGTTACCGTAGCCCCAGCTGTAACGGAACCGATCAACGTAGGTTTTGTACCCACAGTAGAAAGATCCGCGGGAGAATTCAGTTCCAAATGGACTGGCAAGCGATATGTCAAAATAACTTTATTCGCATCACTGTCATATGCAATCGCCGCTGTCGTATTGATATCGGAGACAAAATAGGATTGATCAGCTTGCTGAGCAGTATAACCGCTCCCACCAATCGCAATATCAACAACTGGATTCTGCTCGTCATCAGGCATAATATTAGCGTACACACCAACCTTTGCACCCGTCTGCAAAGCGCTAACCAATGTCAGGTATGCACTGCCCATGGCTGACGTATTTTTCAAGTACACATTACGCTGTTCTCCCTTGGTATTCAGGTTATCGTATACAAAGGCTGTGCCACCAAAGTCGAACCGAGCATCGGCAGCGCTACCGCGCATGTATACAGCAACATTACCGATGGTTTGCCCATTCTCATCCACTCCGTTACCCGATAAAATATTTCCCGTAATTTGCCCGCCTGTCATGATGAACTTGGGTTTTCCAGAAGACCCAACACCAACGATAACACCATTACCATTTGCGAAAATTTCATTTTCAGTAATGGTTCCATCTTGAATCTCGACAACGCCTCCGCTGCCTGCACCAAGGAGGGAAGGAGGATTGTTTGCCACTGTTCCCGTAATCCGGTTGTGATGAATCAGGCTGTCATCCTGAATGACGACCGTTCCGCCAAGTGCTGAGATGACACTTGCCGGACTTGAAGCTCCTGATTTGACATAATGATTTCGGACCTCGGCATTTTTAAATATGACTTTGCCACCTGTTACCCGCATACCATAGATTGCTGCATTGGTGTCAACATGATTGCCGTCTATATCCACTTTCTCAAACGTAATATTACCGCTAGACACCCGGATCAGATCTCCGCTCGTAAACGCCTCACCTCGAAGAATAGAATACCTGTTGCCTTCGGCAGACGTGATGGTCACTGTTTTTCCTGAAGCAGCAACCGTCCACATCTCATTTAAGGCAAGATCGCTCAGAAGAACGATGGTTCCTGAACCTGTAATTTCAGTGAGAGCTTTATTCAGGGTGGCAAATGGTGCCTCCTCCGTTCCCTCTTGATCGTCACTACCGATCGATGATACATAGAACACACCATCTGCTGCCATAGCAATAGGCACTGGCGAGAATGCAGATGTGGTCACAATCACAAGTGCCATTATCGATATCAACATTGCTTTAATTATTCTCAATGACTGAACACCTCTCCTTTTGTTTACTATTCATCTTATTGTTCGAATGGAATAAACTTCTGGTGAAATTTATCCCTGTTGAATTGATCCATTTTTGCTTAATGAATGTACCTCCTTATCTACATTTTTATGGCTTTACAATTTATCTTGTACTCGGTTGTGGCATCACACCACACATCATGCTTATTCTACACAAAGCCTCTTACCAAACTCTTACCAAGCAACTGCTTACCCGTAGCAAAAAAAACAGCCTCACAAGTGAGGCTGCAAGGCTGTCCATTTATATTAAAGATTTGATTTTTTCCACTGCTGATACCACAACTCAACTTCCAAGCCGGGATTTATACCGGCCTCTTGTCGCAACGCAGTCGCCAACTGATTATATTGGGTAACTACTGG includes:
- a CDS encoding S-layer homology domain-containing protein translates to MLISIMALVIVTTSAFSPVPIAMAADGVFYVSSIGSDDQEGTEEAPFATLNKALTEITGSGTIVLLSDLALNEMWTVAASGKTVTITSAEGNRYSILRGEAFTSGDLIRVSSGNITFEKVDIDGNHVDTNAAIYGMRVTGGKVIFKNAEVRNHYVKSGASSPASVISALGGTVVIQDDSLIHHNRITGTVANNPPSLLGAGSGGVVEIQDGTITENEIFANGNGVIVGVGSSGKPKFIMTGGQITGNILSGNGVDENGQTIGNVAVYMRGSAADARFDFGGTAFVYDNLNTKGEQRNVYLKNTSAMGSAYLTLVSALQTGAKVGVYANIMPDDEQNPVVDIAIGGSGYTAQQADQSYFVSDINTTAAIAYDSDANKVILTYRLPVHLELNSPADLSTVGTKPTLIGSVTAGATVTITIVDKSDSSKNVVGEATVGPDGAWEFTPSSALPPGEYTLKVTATNNGISAQPIRKDIIVIDKSALQGKYDEITGENLEESLYTPESWTALHGAMNEAEQVLNDENATQAQVDKALQDLTSARTGLNLVNGAGTAGPGGVGNPVLWLLPDEQMGIASGEKVNVWKDRSSKGNNATQEAADNQPIYWDDANHNINFNPVLAFDGSNSYMNLDVSKLPQGKSPRSIVTVSKTNRVEGIDYIISWGKSDSNAYSGMGMLHNETRGGLTTFNSDRNQTLYTPLGFLGTTFPNEQFLTWTGGISGTNQARLYSKMKQVQQLTDWGKDNAKLWDTGNADGAVVGKVIPETKKDGYWQGTIEEIIVYDRTLTDEERQKVSTYLAIKYGYTIDQTVPNSYVDSNKNTIWNSELNAAYTHRITSIGRDDQSGLIQKQAKAQEQGSILTMALGDRVENTNSANKNDVANNSSFFIFGDNGADAEYNTSITKEEEKLFRMERLYKVQKSNWNEAQITLQLDTTGDGTQQPRYLVISNDEQFDAQDSFHLIENGQVTLNTSNFDSNSYFTFAAAANPLTTPDVTLTGDELNWEAVEHADQYEVTIKLEDGSKRTVPVEGTSLNLSLLEPSLAPGSYTVTVTAKTNNPAYSNSEASAPKNYVVVDKANLQAEADEINGKIETGELDKEEYTPVSWAALDEALNEAERVLNDTTATQAQVDKALQDLTSARSALIKLTPEPGVDKTGLQNKYDGIQEEHLDESAYTPASWTALGEALNEAERVLNDTTATQAQVDKALQDLTNARTGLTLVNDEEDTSVLQTLVPSTGSLSPAFDSAKDTYSITVPNSVYQLQLTPTALDPHAKIEISVGDGEWTEVSSGAASHNLPLQVGENTIVVKVTDSFGHVTKYRINATRMPASDSNNGGNSGGNSGGTPVPTPPVSIPAPVPTPPPAPPKDNLETTRDGSYEPFAASKSSDSKQTLVQVDPAKLNAAMSHGTGQQFVIHSPNEGDMKVDGLTLETLKQLTDQSSKLNISNPLAIYPVPGGKLDMNAVSRQLGSAPMNDIAVHVDIARSSEALISSARNKAAAEGYELLVNPVDLDLTFTKDGQTVRSGQLNGYAPKYIALPEGIDPNRITTGVIVNSDGSVYHVPTVVTKIDSRYYALINDLRSSGSYSVIWNPQDFEDARSHWGKTDVNNIAARLDLKGNGDNTFSPNSQVTRSEFAEIVVLGLGLMRQDGPNNMFPDISDSAWFRSAVALANEFGIVRGYNDGNFYGNQEITREQGFAMIARAYRLIEPGATMSQEQINSELERYSDAANVSTGAQEDVAQLIQAGIIQGNGPEALSPKTTMTRAEVTALIARVLKVTNLIDK